From one Rosa rugosa chromosome 4, drRosRugo1.1, whole genome shotgun sequence genomic stretch:
- the LOC133707178 gene encoding uncharacterized protein LOC133707178 — translation MGKKEGDLWDDSALINAFDNAMTTYKKMHSKKPTQGPTQEDKLVSSPEEQVIVEAGQTHEAKRVQGDADDLTKDMQKTTMEMGETGNLSEVKENHCLDSYVPDPYSQDAQDMQNNYSYSEGGEDYTKLLNQYYEIEEKRQKILEKLHQFGGGNYQYSGEGSGSGSGVQWGTVSSYEQNAVPASQPSDPAVVGSCCPYMCPCLMTSCTAFPACPLDSTCAGITCTEACLATSNGKPLSLEDRKIVKTAFGTAERALSSMKTNITVDSSISEEKKDEKDESEMAETTGSETDISVVLNAWYSAGFYTGKYLVEQSIAKKRQS, via the exons AAAATGCATAGCAAGAAACCCACTCAAGGTCCAACCCAGGAAGACAAACTTGTGAGCAGTCCTGAAGAACAAGTCATTGTTGAGGCTGGTCAAACCCACGAGGCTAAAAG AGTACAAGGGGATGCAGATGACCTGACAAAAGATATGCAGAAGACTACTATGGAAATGGGAGAGACCGGTAATCTTTCAGAAGTTAAAGAAAATCATTGTTTAGATTCATATGTACCTGACCCCTATTCACAAGATGCTCAGGACATGCAAAACAACTATTCATATTCAGAAGGTGGAGAAGATTATACAAAGTTACTCAACCAGTATTATGAGATTGAGGAGAAAAGACAGAAGATTCTAGAGAAACTTCATCAATTTGGTGGTGGGAATTACCAGTATTCTGGTGAAGGTTCAGGTTCAGGTTCTGGTGTACAGTGGGGTACTGTTTCTAGTTACGAACAAAATGCAGTCCCTGCTAGCCAACCTTCTGATCCGGCTGTTGTGGGTTCATGTTGCCCGTACATGTGTCcgtgcttgatgacttcatgcaCTGCATTTCCTGCTTGTCCGTTGGATTCGACATGTGCTGGTATAACTTGTACGGAAGCTTGTTTGGCAACAAGTAATGGGAAACCATTATCTCTTGAAGATAGAAAAATTGTCAAGACAGCATTTGGGACTGCAGAAAGAGCATTATCATCCATGAAAACAAATATTACTGTTGATTCTAGTATAAGTGAAG AGAAAAAGGATGAGAAAGATGAATCAGAAATGGCTGAAACTACTGGCTCAGAGACAGATATCAGTGTGGTACTGAATGCATGGTATTCCGCAGGTTTCTACACCGGCAA GTATCTTGTGGAGCAATCCATTGCAAAGAAGCGACAAAGTTAA